The Rhodothermales bacterium DNA segment TGTGGAGGTGCCGGCGGATTTCCCGGAGGACGGGTATCAGGGCGATTACATCATCGACATCGCCCGGACCATTCAGCGGGCGCATGGCGATGCGCTAGTGGGTTCAACGGACGTGACGCCCTTCAAACGGGCGGCCGAGGAGGCGATCTTCGCCGACATCAAGCAGTCGCTACGCCGTCTTCATATCGAGATGGACACGTTCTTCAACGAGCACTCCCTGTACGAATCGGGCGCGATCTGGAAGATCGTCGAACGCTTCCGCGATCAGGGCGTGGCATACGACAGCGCCGGCGCCGTCTGGTTCAAGACGACGGCGTTCGGCAAAGAAAAAGACACCGTGCTCGTGAAGAGCACCGGCGAGCCCACCTACCGGCTGCCCGACATGGCCTACCACGCGGATAAATTCGAGCGCGGCTTCGACATCATGGTCGATATCTTCGGGGCGGATCATATCGCGACCTACCCGGATGTTCTCCACGGGGTGAGCGTACTTGGGTACGATCCGACGAAGATCCAGGTGGTGATCTACCAGTTCGTGACGCTCGTCCGCGCCGGCGCGCAGGTCAAGATGAGCACCCGCAAAGCCAATTACGTGACGCTCGACGAGTTGATGGACGAGGTCGGCGAGGATGTCACGCGCTTCTTTTTCCTTATGCGATCGCCGAATACGCATCTGGAGTTCGACCTGGACCTGGCCAAGGAGGCGCGGGAGAAAAACCCGGTCTTTTACCTACAATACGCCCATGCGCGCGTCTGCTCGATCCTCCGCAAGGCCGTGGAGGTCGGTTTCGTGTTTGGCGCCCAAGCGAACCTGGGTCTGCTCGTCCACGAGACAGAGGAGGCGCTCATCAAGCAGCTGCTCGCGTTCCCGGAGATCGTTCAGCAGGCCGCCCTCGCGAAGGAGCCCCACCGCGTCATTAACTACCTGAACGAGGTCGCCACCGCTTTCACCCGGTTTTATGACGCCTGCCGGATCATCGGCGAAGCGCCGGACCTGGCCACGGCCCGCATGCACCTCGCCCAGGCCGCCCGCATCGTCCTCAAAAACGGCCTCACTGTGCTAGGCATCTCGGCGCCCGAGCAGATGTGAGAAAGGGTTTAAGGGTTAAGGTTCGAGGTTCAATGTGGATCTTCCTTGAACCTTGAACCTTGAACATTAAACGTAAAACGCTAGCAGTCATCCTCAGTATGCGCATTGCTTTCCAGGGGGAAATCGGGGCTTTTAGCGAGGAGGCAACGCTGGCGTTGTATCCCGGGGCTACGCCGCTGGCGACGGTGTCGTTCGACGAGGTATTCCGGCAGGTGGCCGATGGCTCGGTGGATCGCGGGGTGATTCCGATCGAGAATACGCTTTTTGGTAGCGTGCATGTGAATTACGATTTGCTGCGGGCGTACGATCTGGTGATCGAAGGGGAGTGGTACCTGCGGATCCGGCACAACCTGATGGCGTTGTCGGGGGCTACCTTGCCGGCCATCCGCCGCGTGCTCTCGCACCCGCAGGCGCTGGGGCAGTGCCAGGCGTTTTTGAAGGAGCACCTGGCCCACGCCGAGCCGGCGCCGGTCTACGATACTGCCGGAGCCGCCAAGATGGTGGCCGAAAATGGCGACCTCACTGAAGCGGCCATCGCCAGCGAACGGGCTGCCGAAACGTACGGCCTGACGATCCTGGCGCGCGGGGTCGAGAGCAACCACCAGAACTACACCCGCTTCCTGGGGCTGGTCCGCCGCGACGCCTGGGAGCGCCGGCCGGTCGATGGTCCTGCGAGAACGTCGATCGTGTATACCATGCGCGAGAACGTGCCGGGGGCTCTGTTCAAGAGCCTGGCAGTGTTTGCGCTGCGCGACATCGACCTGTTCAAGATTGAGAGCCGGCCGGTCGTCGGCAGCCCGGGCAACTATCTGTTTTATCTGGATCTAGGAGGTGACGCGGAGACCCCACCGCTGCGTCAGGCGCTTGCTCATCTCACCGAGATCTCGGCGGAAGTGAGGGTGTTGGGCTCGTATCTCAAAGCCGACATCGGGTGACGTGAACTTTCATCCGCCGGCCTACGTTGTACCCCCAATCGTTGCCTGGAACTACCTCTTGCCATTCATCAGGCCCCTGGCGGATATTCTCCCGCTATCGGACATCCTCCAGTAGACCGCATCTTTCGACGTGTCGATCATTCCCTACAGCGTGCGCGAAGGCTTCGCCGGCTTCCAACGTGCCAAGTTTGCCGTCTTTACCTCCACCAGCGCCATGGCGGTTGCGCTTATCCTCATCGGGCTCTTCGGCTTGCTGAGTTATCAGGCCCAGCAGGTGAGCGACTGGTTGCGCCAGCGCGTGGGGGAATTGGAGATCTTCCTCCAGGACACCATCGACACGCCCATGGCCCGGGCGTTGCACGAACGCGCCGGCGCGACGCTCGGTGTGGACGGTGCCGATTACATCTCGCAGGAGGAGGCGACCCGTATTTTCCAGGAGGAATTCGGAGATGGGGCCGAGATCTTCCTCAGTGAATCCTTTTTGCCGTCGTCGATCAAGGTGAGGATCCAGTCCAACTACGCCAATCCAGACAGCCTGCACGCCCTCATCGCGGAATTTGAGAGCTGGAACCGCGTCGATGAGGTCGTCTTCAACGAGCCACTCCTGGCGAAGGTGCAGGAAAATCTGCGGTTGTTGAACACCGTGGGTCTGGCGCTGGGCATCATCGTCATCCTGGCGTCGCTGTTCCTGGTGGCGAATACGATCCGCCTCACCATTTATGCCCGCCGGCTGTTGATACGCACTATGAAGCTCGTCGGCGCAACCGATTCGTTTATCCGCCGGCCGTTCCTCGTCGAGGGCGTGATGCAGGGCATTCTCGCCGGCATCGTCGCAAGCCTCGTCGTTTGGGCGCTATTCACGGGTCTTGGCAACTACCTGCCTCAAATGGCCATCTCGGGCACGACGGTCGCCGCGCTCCTCGCCGGCGTCGTGGTCTGCGGCGCACTGCTCGGGTGGCTGGGTTCGCTGTTTGCCGTGCGGCGGTTTATCCGAACCATCCAACTGCATTAATCTAATACTTCGGACACTTTTTGTAGCTGGACCGTTTCTGACGATCAGGCCCCTCCTCGATTCGAGGAGGGGCCTGAATTGTCACGCGGCAGCGCACTCCTTTGTAAACTGTCCGAAGTATTATTAATCGCCATCTGCAGGCACTACGCCGGCTCGTTGCGTAATACCCACTCGATCGCGCGCCGCATCATCTCGCGCCCCGATCCGATCTCGAGCTTCGTCTTGATCCGCTCGACATGGGATTCGATCGTCTTCACGCTGAGGGTGAGTTTGTCGGCGATTTCCTGGAGCGTCAACCCGTGACCGATATTCAGAAACACCTGAAACTCGCGGTCGCTCAGGGCCGATAACGCGGTTTCCTGGCGCGGACTCATCATTCCTTTGATCACCGTCTGTGCGACATTCGGGCTGAGGAATAACTCGCCCGAGGCGACGCAGCGGATGGCATCGAGCACCTTCGCCGGGGCTTCCTGCTTCATGATGTAACCCATCGCGCCGGCGCGGATCACGCGTTCCGCGTAGATCTTCTCATCGTGCATCGACAGTACAAAAACGCGGACGCCGGGCACGTGCGCCTTGATGGGCGCGATGAGATCCAGCCCGGTGGCTCCCCGCAGCGAGAGGTCGAGGACAACCACATCCGGCGTCGAGTCCTTGATGGCGGCGAGCAAATCATTATCGCCGTCGGACTCGCCGCACAGCGTCATGTCCGGCTCGCGGTCAATGAGCCGGCCCATGCCTTCTCGCACAATGGGGTGGTCGTCTACCAAAAAGATGCGCAAACTCATAGGTGGGCGTCGATAGCGTCGGTGGTGGGAATTATTCGGAAGTATCGAAACGGCAGGTGACGATGGAGCCGCCGGCCGGGTTGGGCATGATCATAAATTCGCCGGCGATCATCGTGGCCCGGTAGTCCATGATGCGCAGCCCCAGGCCGCGGCGGTCCTGCGAAACGGGGGCGAAGCCCACGCCGTTGTCGGTCACGCGGAGCGCCAGGCGGCCGTGTTCGCGGTCGAGCCGAATCTGGATGGCTGAAGGCGCGGCATGTTTGACGGCGTTGTTCACGGCTTCCTGTGCGATGCGGTAGACCTGCGTCGCGACCTCGGCCTTGAGCGTCGGAAGCGACGCATCCACGGACAGCGAACAGGGGATGCCGTAGATGCCCTCCGTCTGGAGGGCGAGCCGCTGGAGACCGTCGTGGATGCCGCGCATATCGACCGTGACAGGATCCAGCCCTTCCGCGAGATGCCGCGTCTGGCCGATGGCGTGCTCCACGAGCAGGCTGATTTCGCGCAGCGCCTGGTCATCGATCGCCTCGCCGACGCGGACGGTCTGTTGGAGGCCGGCCACCATGAACCCGATGCCCGTCAGGAGCTGCCCGAGGCCGTCGTGCAGGTCCTGGCCGATCCGTCGCTGCTCCCGCGCGCTGATCTCCAACACCTCCCGTTGCATCCGCTTGCGCTCGGTCACATCCCGGCAGATGATCATCACCGATTGCACGGCCCGGGAATCCTCCATCTCTGGCACGAGCAGCGCCCGGTAGCTCGCGATGCCGCGGCTCGATCGCTGGTCGTATTCCATCTCAACGGCGCGCGCGGTGGCGAATACTTCGTTGATGTGTTTACGCCAGAGGTTCGCGAGATCGGGAGAGGTACAGACCTCCTCGACGTGTTTGCCGACGTAGTGGTTGGGGCTCAGGCCGGCGACCTCGAGGGCCGCTCGGTTCGCGGACAACAGCCGATGGTGCCCGTCGAACCGGATGATCGGGTAGGGAACGTGATCGGATATCGTTTCCAACTCGAGGGTGCGGGCGCGCAGCGCCTCTTCCATCTGCATGCGCTCGGTGATGTCGAACGCGGCGCCCAGGCCGGCGGGTTTGCCGCGGTACATCACCGTGCCGACATTGATGTGCATCCAGCGGATTTCCCCGGATTTGTGCACCATGGGT contains these protein-coding regions:
- the argS gene encoding arginine--tRNA ligase, which translates into the protein MKDYLIQTLRQVLAGIDGVPADFELELETPQNPEHGDLATNAAMKLARHLKQSPRAIADDLVRRLRALPVDPKRIAGIEVAGPGFINFQFAVTFLSDALAGVLVVGDTYGRSTLGGGQRAIVEYVSANPTGPLTVGHGRNAVLGDTIANLLAWSGFDVTREYYFNDAGRQMRILGESVQSRYNALVRPGGPTRQIERGEGEFVEVPADFPEDGYQGDYIIDIARTIQRAHGDALVGSTDVTPFKRAAEEAIFADIKQSLRRLHIEMDTFFNEHSLYESGAIWKIVERFRDQGVAYDSAGAVWFKTTAFGKEKDTVLVKSTGEPTYRLPDMAYHADKFERGFDIMVDIFGADHIATYPDVLHGVSVLGYDPTKIQVVIYQFVTLVRAGAQVKMSTRKANYVTLDELMDEVGEDVTRFFFLMRSPNTHLEFDLDLAKEAREKNPVFYLQYAHARVCSILRKAVEVGFVFGAQANLGLLVHETEEALIKQLLAFPEIVQQAALAKEPHRVINYLNEVATAFTRFYDACRIIGEAPDLATARMHLAQAARIVLKNGLTVLGISAPEQM
- the pheA gene encoding prephenate dehydratase, with the protein product MRIAFQGEIGAFSEEATLALYPGATPLATVSFDEVFRQVADGSVDRGVIPIENTLFGSVHVNYDLLRAYDLVIEGEWYLRIRHNLMALSGATLPAIRRVLSHPQALGQCQAFLKEHLAHAEPAPVYDTAGAAKMVAENGDLTEAAIASERAAETYGLTILARGVESNHQNYTRFLGLVRRDAWERRPVDGPARTSIVYTMRENVPGALFKSLAVFALRDIDLFKIESRPVVGSPGNYLFYLDLGGDAETPPLRQALAHLTEISAEVRVLGSYLKADIG
- a CDS encoding ABC transporter permease encodes the protein MSIIPYSVREGFAGFQRAKFAVFTSTSAMAVALILIGLFGLLSYQAQQVSDWLRQRVGELEIFLQDTIDTPMARALHERAGATLGVDGADYISQEEATRIFQEEFGDGAEIFLSESFLPSSIKVRIQSNYANPDSLHALIAEFESWNRVDEVVFNEPLLAKVQENLRLLNTVGLALGIIVILASLFLVANTIRLTIYARRLLIRTMKLVGATDSFIRRPFLVEGVMQGILAGIVASLVVWALFTGLGNYLPQMAISGTTVAALLAGVVVCGALLGWLGSLFAVRRFIRTIQLH
- a CDS encoding response regulator transcription factor, whose product is MSLRIFLVDDHPIVREGMGRLIDREPDMTLCGESDGDNDLLAAIKDSTPDVVVLDLSLRGATGLDLIAPIKAHVPGVRVFVLSMHDEKIYAERVIRAGAMGYIMKQEAPAKVLDAIRCVASGELFLSPNVAQTVIKGMMSPRQETALSALSDREFQVFLNIGHGLTLQEIADKLTLSVKTIESHVERIKTKLEIGSGREMMRRAIEWVLRNEPA
- a CDS encoding PAS domain S-box protein translates to MNWLFAFFGIGLHLGALAWSLWLLRAYVHRWLLFLPAAISLSTVYAVLALVHDGTPAWWQTAEFALSFYGICLLVGGIGLHLGLVRYKQKVDSLDELVGLFQEFAESAPIGFFLYQDGHYVFGTEMAVKMTGYTREELVQMHYWELAAPETREMVRARGEARLGGQTMHNELQVPMVHKSGEIRWMHINVGTVMYRGKPAGLGAAFDITERMQMEEALRARTLELETISDHVPYPIIRFDGHHRLLSANRAALEVAGLSPNHYVGKHVEEVCTSPDLANLWRKHINEVFATARAVEMEYDQRSSRGIASYRALLVPEMEDSRAVQSVMIICRDVTERKRMQREVLEISAREQRRIGQDLHDGLGQLLTGIGFMVAGLQQTVRVGEAIDDQALREISLLVEHAIGQTRHLAEGLDPVTVDMRGIHDGLQRLALQTEGIYGIPCSLSVDASLPTLKAEVATQVYRIAQEAVNNAVKHAAPSAIQIRLDREHGRLALRVTDNGVGFAPVSQDRRGLGLRIMDYRATMIAGEFMIMPNPAGGSIVTCRFDTSE